CGAGGCTGCCGATGCGAGACCTGATCCGCATGGCAGCCGACGCAATCCATTACCTCGCGGTGTTCGACGACCACACCGAACGTCCTCTGTACCTGGGCCGCCAGAAACGCATCGCGACCCACGATCAACGGCTGATCTGCTATGCCCGCGACCGCGGCTGTACACGCCCGAACTGTCTTGAGCCGGGATATCGCTGCGAGGTTCATCATCGCGACGAGTGGGCGCGCGGGGGTCAGACCGACGCGGACAAGCTTCACTTTCTGTGCGGGTCGGATCACGGCATGGTCAGCCGGGGCGAAGCACACACCGTTGTCATGGAAAACGGACGCCTGGGATGGACCGATGGCACCGGCCCACCGGAAATCAACCACGCCCATCACCCAGACGAAATGCTGCGCGGAGATCCAGACCCACCCGATCCGCTGGCACCATGAGAGGCATGTGTGGACGATTCGCGGTGACGACAGACCCGGCGGTGCTGGCCGAGAAGATCCATGCGATCAACGAGGCCCGCACTGCCGAGTCCACCGGTCCCAACTACAACGTGGCACCCACCACCACCATCACCACGGTGGTCAGCCGCCACACCGAACCCGACGACGAGCCGACCCGCCGCGTCCGATCGATGCGCTGGGGATTGATCCCGCCGTGGGCCAAGGCTGGGGACGACGGCGCGCCGGAGTCCAAAGGTCCGTTGCTGATCAATGCCCGCGCCGAAAAGGTCACCACCTCGCCGGCATTCCGCTCCAGCGCCAAGTCCAAACGGTGCCTGGTGCCAATGGACGGCTATTACGAGTGGCGCGCCAACCCCGCCGACACCGGAAAGAAGGCTCGCAAGACGCCGTTCTTCCTGCACCGCGCCGACGGCGAGCTGCTATTCATGGCCGGCCTGTGGTCAGTGTGGAAACCTCCGGGGGACGGTCAGCCACTGCTGAGCTGCACGATCATCACCACCGACGCGGTCGACCGGCTCGGCCAGATCCACGACCGGATGCCGCTGATCGTCCCGGAAAGCGAATGGGACCGCTGGCTGGATCCCGATGCCCCGGCAGACCTCGACTTCCTGGCCGCGCCGCCGAACATCGACGGCATCGAGATGCGAGAAGTCTCGACGCTGGTCAACAACATCCGCAACAACGGGCCCGAGCTGTTGGAGCCGGCCGAGCCTCAGCCAGAACAGGCCACGCTGCTCTAGTTGTCGGTCGCGCACAACGCAGCACACAGCTTTGTCCGTCGACGACGACTCCCCGAGGCGCTACGCAGACTTAGCATGCGTGTGTGAGCGCCTACAGCTATGCATTCGACGACATCCGCAACCGGCCGGTCGCTGTGATCGGCGCGGGCACTTTGGGACGACGCATCGCGCTGATGTTCGCCAGCCGCGGCGGGCCCGTCCACATCTACGCCCGCCGCAAAGAACAGCTCGCGGAGGCCGAACAATATGTGGCCGAAAATCTTTCGAGAGTTATCGATGGTCGCGCTTTCGGTGAACCCGGCATCGTGACCACGACGACATCGCTCGCCGATGCGCTCGACGGCGCATGGCTGGCCGTGGAATCGGCACCGGAGAAACTCGACATCAAGATCTCGCTGTGGGGCAATATCGACCAAGCGGCCCCACCCGACACGATCTTCGCGACCAACTCGTCGTCCTATCCATCCCGTCTGATGGCGGAGAAGGTGCGCGACAAAACGCGGCTGTGTAACACGCACTTCTACATGCCGCCCGAGGTTAACGGCGTCGACCTGATGTCCGACGGCGAGACCGACCGTGCTGTTCTGGACACCCTGCTCGCTGTGCTGCCCGAATTCGGCGTCTACCCTTTCGAAGCGCGCAAGGAGTGCACCGGTTTCATCTTCAATCGAGTGTGGGCCGCCATCAAGCGGGAGTCGTTGGCGGTCGTCGCCGAGGGAGTGGCTCGTCCCGAAGACGTCGACGGCATGTACAAGCTCAACTTGGGCGCACCGGCCGGGCCGTTCCAGCTGATGGACCTAGTCGGTCTCGACGTCGCGCTCGACATCGAGAAGCACTACACCGACGTTTTCCCGCATTTGCCGACGCACGCGCGAGACCTGTTGCAGGACTATGTCGATGCGGGCAAGCTCGGCCTCAAGTCCGGAGAGGGTTTTTACAAATACTGAGGCGCGCGGGATGTGGCCCTCGTGTCAGAATCTCGTCGATGGTGGCTGATACGCGTGAGCAGCTGAGCGGTGAGCAGCCGTCGGTGTGGGCGCCGCTGCGCAATCGCGTCTACCGCAACCTCTTTCTGGCCGCATTCGGCTCCAACATCGGGACGTTCATGCAGGGCGTTGCGGCCCAATGGTTTCTGGTGGAGAGGCACAGCCCTGACGTCATCGTCGCCTTGGTCCAGACGGCGAGCCTGGGACCGACCCTGCTGCTCGGGCTGTTCGCCGGGGCGCTAGCCGACCTCTTCGACCGACGTCGGCTGCTGATATTCCTTCAGTCCTACGCTGTCGTGGTCGCGATGGCCCTTGCGGTGGTGACTTATCTGGGCCGCCTCACCCCGACGTCGCTGCTGATGTTCACCGTGGCTATCGGTTGCGCGTCGGCGGTCGCGGGACCCGACTGGCAGGCGATTCAGCCCGAAGTCGTGCCGCGAGAGCAGATCCCGGCCGTGTCGATGTTGGGGAGTGTCTCGGGCAACGCGTCCCGAGCCATCGGGCCGGCCATCGGCGGCTGCATCGTCGCATTGGCCGGTCCCGCAGCGGTCTTCGCGATCAATGCGATTTCGTTCGCGGGAATCATCGTCGCCCTGCTGGTATGGAAGCGACCCAAGCAACTCGCGCCTATCGAACGAGAGCACTTCGGGCAGGCCATCATCAGCGGGCTGCTCTATGTCGTCAACGGCCCGATCTTCCGCCGGATTCTGCTGCGCACGGCGCTGTTCCTGTTTCCCGCCTCCG
This genomic stretch from Mycobacterium paraterrae harbors:
- a CDS encoding SOS response-associated peptidase; the encoded protein is MCGRFAVTTDPAVLAEKIHAINEARTAESTGPNYNVAPTTTITTVVSRHTEPDDEPTRRVRSMRWGLIPPWAKAGDDGAPESKGPLLINARAEKVTTSPAFRSSAKSKRCLVPMDGYYEWRANPADTGKKARKTPFFLHRADGELLFMAGLWSVWKPPGDGQPLLSCTIITTDAVDRLGQIHDRMPLIVPESEWDRWLDPDAPADLDFLAAPPNIDGIEMREVSTLVNNIRNNGPELLEPAEPQPEQATLL
- a CDS encoding 3-hydroxyacyl-CoA dehydrogenase family protein, translating into MSAYSYAFDDIRNRPVAVIGAGTLGRRIALMFASRGGPVHIYARRKEQLAEAEQYVAENLSRVIDGRAFGEPGIVTTTTSLADALDGAWLAVESAPEKLDIKISLWGNIDQAAPPDTIFATNSSSYPSRLMAEKVRDKTRLCNTHFYMPPEVNGVDLMSDGETDRAVLDTLLAVLPEFGVYPFEARKECTGFIFNRVWAAIKRESLAVVAEGVARPEDVDGMYKLNLGAPAGPFQLMDLVGLDVALDIEKHYTDVFPHLPTHARDLLQDYVDAGKLGLKSGEGFYKY